One genomic region from Macellibacteroides fermentans encodes:
- the spt gene encoding serine palmitoyltransferase: MKLLQEKLAKYDIPQKAMAAGIYPYFRMIESDQDTEVIISGKKVLMFGSNAYLGLTNHPKVKEAAIDAIKKYGTGCAGSRFLNGTLDLHIQLEKRLAEFVGKEEAIIYSTGFQVNLGVVSCLTGREDYILWDELDHASIIEGHRLSYSTKLKYKHNDMESLEKQLQKCEPDKIKLIVTDGVFSMEGDVAKLPEIIALAKKYNASVMVDEAHGIGVLGKQGRGTCDHFGVTEDVDLIMGTFSKSFASIGGFIASDKETINYLRHNSRSYIFSASNTPAATAAAGAALDIMLSEPERIDHLWKLTNYALEGFRTMGCEIGHTSTPIIPLYIRDNDKTFMVVRDLFDLGVFVNPVVSPAVAPQDTLIRFSLMATHTQEQLNQAMDAIQTVFKKYGII; the protein is encoded by the coding sequence ATGAAACTTTTACAAGAGAAACTAGCAAAGTACGATATTCCGCAGAAGGCTATGGCCGCAGGAATTTACCCCTATTTCAGAATGATTGAAAGTGATCAAGACACTGAAGTTATCATTAGTGGAAAAAAAGTCCTGATGTTTGGGTCGAATGCGTACTTAGGATTGACAAATCATCCTAAAGTAAAGGAGGCAGCCATCGATGCTATCAAGAAGTATGGCACAGGTTGCGCCGGATCTAGATTCCTGAACGGAACATTGGATTTGCATATTCAGCTTGAAAAAAGATTGGCTGAGTTTGTTGGAAAAGAGGAGGCCATCATTTATTCAACCGGCTTCCAGGTTAATCTTGGCGTAGTGTCGTGTCTGACAGGACGAGAGGATTATATTCTTTGGGACGAATTAGACCATGCCTCCATTATTGAAGGTCATCGTCTTTCTTACTCCACCAAACTGAAGTACAAGCACAACGACATGGAATCGTTGGAAAAACAGCTTCAGAAGTGCGAACCGGACAAGATCAAGTTAATTGTGACAGACGGTGTATTCAGCATGGAAGGAGATGTAGCCAAGTTACCCGAAATTATTGCTTTGGCAAAAAAATACAATGCAAGCGTAATGGTTGACGAAGCCCACGGAATCGGTGTGTTAGGTAAACAAGGTCGCGGAACCTGCGATCATTTCGGTGTTACCGAAGATGTAGACCTGATCATGGGTACCTTCAGCAAGTCTTTCGCTTCCATCGGTGGTTTTATCGCATCCGACAAGGAAACAATTAATTACCTTCGTCATAATTCGCGCTCATACATCTTCAGTGCCAGCAACACTCCGGCAGCTACAGCAGCAGCAGGCGCAGCCCTGGACATCATGTTAAGCGAACCCGAACGTATCGATCACCTGTGGAAACTTACCAACTATGCGTTGGAAGGATTCCGTACTATGGGATGTGAGATTGGTCATACTTCGACCCCTATCATTCCTTTGTATATCCGTGATAACGATAAGACCTTCATGGTTGTTCGCGATTTGTTCGACTTAGGTGTATTTGTAAACCCGGTGGTTTCTCCTGCAGTAGCACCTCAAGACACGTTGATCCGTTTCTCGTTGATGGCTACACACACACAAGAGCAGCTCAACCAGGCAATGGATGCTATCCAGACAGTATTCAAGAAATACGGAATCATTTAA
- a CDS encoding diacylglycerol/lipid kinase family protein produces MINQKVSVHAIINPISGVGSKRAIPRMIEKICSRNDHALTISFTEYAGHASVLTQAALDAGADYIIAVGGDGTVNEIARAMLHSRAILGIVPKGSGNGLARELHIPMDSKKALEVILKGNVTTIDCCSANQRVFFCTCGVGFDAAVSQKFAAEKRRGSITYIKNTIEEYLSYRPQPYELLVDNQTIKEKAFLVACGNASQYGNNAFIAPHANIQDGMMDLTILSPFTPLDIAPLAIQLFTKQIDRNSKIKTLKAKQVRIIRQQDGVMHLDGEPVMADAVIDIHVIPAALKVFTPEVITFSKEVHNFFEEVTRFFDKRLPYIFK; encoded by the coding sequence ATGATTAACCAGAAGGTATCTGTACATGCGATAATTAATCCGATTTCGGGTGTGGGTTCTAAAAGAGCCATACCCCGGATGATAGAAAAGATTTGTTCCCGTAACGACCATGCTTTAACCATATCTTTCACGGAATATGCCGGACATGCCAGTGTGCTTACACAGGCTGCATTGGATGCCGGGGCAGATTATATAATTGCGGTTGGAGGCGACGGAACGGTAAACGAGATAGCCCGTGCCATGTTGCACTCAAGGGCGATATTGGGAATTGTGCCCAAAGGTTCAGGAAACGGCTTGGCAAGAGAGCTTCATATTCCCATGGATTCAAAAAAAGCGCTTGAAGTTATTTTGAAGGGAAATGTAACCACTATCGATTGCTGCAGTGCGAACCAGCGTGTCTTTTTCTGCACCTGCGGTGTAGGGTTCGACGCGGCGGTAAGTCAGAAGTTCGCTGCCGAGAAAAGACGTGGCTCCATCACCTATATAAAGAATACCATTGAGGAGTACCTTAGTTACCGGCCGCAGCCCTACGAATTGTTGGTAGACAACCAGACAATCAAGGAAAAGGCGTTTTTGGTTGCTTGTGGCAATGCTTCGCAATACGGGAACAATGCGTTTATTGCGCCCCATGCCAATATTCAGGACGGGATGATGGACCTTACCATCTTGTCTCCCTTTACTCCGCTGGATATTGCGCCTTTGGCCATTCAGCTTTTTACCAAGCAGATAGACCGTAATAGTAAGATAAAGACGTTGAAGGCTAAGCAAGTGAGGATCATCCGCCAGCAAGATGGTGTGATGCACCTGGATGGCGAGCCTGTTATGGCAGATGCTGTTATCGATATCCATGTGATACCTGCAGCCCTGAAGGTGTTTACACCGGAGGTGATCACTTTTTCCAAGGAGGTGCATAATTTCTTCGAAGAGGTTACCCGCTTCTTCGATAAACGCCTGCCTTACATATTTAAATAA
- a CDS encoding tRNA1(Val) (adenine(37)-N6)-methyltransferase produces MANPFFKFKNFTVWHDKCAMKVGTDGVLLGSWASVDGCDSILDVGTGTGLISLMVAQRSEADIHAIDIDEAACLQAKDNIADSAYRSRIQVTCTSVQEFAEKTDRTFSHILSNPPYFPNSLKGPDKQRNAARHNDTLPLEELLASCNKMLAPEGKISLILPESLSDALNEITTSYRLYPTRRTLVIPTPGSAPKRILVELSRSQETACETSQLIIELARHQYSADYIQLTKEYYLNM; encoded by the coding sequence ATGGCAAATCCTTTTTTTAAATTTAAGAATTTCACGGTGTGGCATGACAAATGTGCAATGAAAGTAGGTACCGATGGGGTACTGCTGGGCTCGTGGGCATCTGTAGACGGATGTGACTCCATTCTCGATGTAGGAACAGGTACAGGGCTGATTTCCCTCATGGTTGCTCAACGCAGTGAGGCTGACATTCATGCAATAGATATCGACGAAGCCGCCTGCCTACAGGCTAAAGATAACATTGCGGACTCTGCATACCGGAGCCGTATACAGGTAACATGCACCTCGGTTCAGGAATTTGCCGAAAAGACGGATCGCACCTTCAGTCACATTCTGTCCAATCCCCCCTATTTTCCTAACTCGCTGAAAGGTCCGGACAAGCAACGCAACGCCGCACGACACAATGACACCCTGCCACTGGAAGAATTGCTCGCATCCTGTAATAAGATGCTTGCCCCCGAGGGAAAGATATCGCTTATACTTCCGGAGTCGTTATCAGACGCATTAAACGAAATAACAACAAGTTACCGGCTGTATCCGACACGTCGCACTTTGGTAATACCTACTCCCGGGTCTGCACCCAAGCGGATATTGGTGGAACTTTCACGTTCGCAAGAGACCGCCTGCGAGACCAGTCAACTGATCATTGAACTGGCCCGTCACCAGTACTCTGCTGACTATATCCAATTAACAAAAGAGTATTATTTAAATATGTAA